In Arthrobacter citreus, a genomic segment contains:
- the guaB gene encoding IMP dehydrogenase gives MSQQSPEHDPFGFIGLTYDDVLLLPGPTDVIPSEADTSSRLSKRITVHTPLLSAAMDTVTESRMAIAMARQGGLGVIHRNLSIPDQAEHVDRVKRSESGMITNPVTISPDATLQELDDLCAHFRVSGLPVVDTDNKLLGIVTNRDTRFIPRADYPRRLVNEVMTRMPLITGRVGISAEETMELLGKHRIEKLPLVDADGRLQGLITVKDFDKAEQYPLATKDEEGRLRVGAAIGFFGDGYERAMTLVEAGVDLLVVDTANGHSAGVLDMIARLKKDPAVAHVDIIGGQAATREGAQALIDAGADAIKVGVGPGSICTTRVVAGVGVPQVTAIYEASKAAIPAGVPLIADGGLQYSGDIGKAIVAGADTVMLGSLLAGSAESPGDLVFVNGKQFKSYRGMGSLGAMQSRGKNTSYSKDRYFQADVPSDEKLIPEGIEGQVPYRGPLSAVAHQLVGGLRQTMFYTGARTIPELKAKGKFVRITPAGLKESHPHDIMMTAEAPNYGTRR, from the coding sequence TTGAGCCAGCAGTCCCCAGAGCATGACCCGTTCGGCTTCATCGGCCTGACATACGACGACGTCCTGCTGCTGCCCGGCCCCACGGACGTTATCCCGTCCGAGGCGGACACGTCTTCACGCCTGTCCAAGCGGATCACCGTGCATACCCCGCTGCTCTCCGCGGCCATGGACACGGTCACCGAGTCCCGGATGGCGATCGCCATGGCCCGCCAGGGCGGCCTCGGCGTTATCCACCGCAACCTGTCCATCCCCGACCAGGCCGAGCACGTGGACCGGGTCAAGCGCAGCGAATCCGGCATGATCACCAACCCGGTGACCATCTCACCGGACGCCACACTGCAGGAACTGGACGACCTGTGCGCGCACTTCCGGGTATCCGGCCTGCCCGTCGTGGACACCGACAATAAGCTGCTGGGCATTGTCACCAACCGCGACACCCGTTTCATCCCGCGCGCCGACTACCCGCGCCGGCTGGTCAACGAGGTCATGACCCGGATGCCGCTGATCACCGGCCGCGTCGGGATCAGCGCCGAGGAAACCATGGAGCTGCTGGGCAAGCACCGGATTGAGAAGCTTCCCCTGGTTGACGCTGACGGCCGCCTGCAGGGCCTGATCACGGTCAAGGACTTCGACAAGGCCGAGCAGTACCCCCTGGCCACGAAGGACGAGGAAGGCCGGCTGCGCGTTGGTGCGGCCATCGGTTTCTTCGGCGACGGCTATGAGCGCGCCATGACCCTGGTGGAGGCCGGCGTCGACCTCCTGGTGGTGGACACCGCCAACGGCCACAGTGCCGGCGTGCTGGACATGATCGCCCGCTTGAAGAAGGATCCCGCCGTCGCGCACGTGGACATCATCGGCGGCCAGGCAGCCACCCGCGAAGGCGCCCAGGCACTGATCGACGCCGGAGCTGACGCCATCAAGGTGGGCGTGGGCCCCGGCTCCATCTGCACCACCCGTGTTGTCGCCGGCGTGGGCGTACCCCAGGTCACCGCCATTTATGAAGCTTCCAAGGCCGCCATTCCGGCCGGCGTACCGCTGATCGCCGACGGCGGACTGCAGTACTCGGGCGACATCGGCAAGGCCATTGTGGCCGGCGCCGACACCGTCATGCTCGGCAGCCTGCTCGCCGGCTCGGCCGAAAGCCCCGGGGACCTGGTCTTCGTTAACGGAAAGCAGTTCAAGTCCTACCGCGGCATGGGCTCCCTCGGTGCCATGCAGAGCCGCGGCAAAAACACGTCGTACTCCAAGGACCGCTACTTCCAGGCCGACGTCCCCTCGGACGAAAAGCTGATCCCGGAGGGCATCGAAGGCCAGGTGCCGTACCGCGGCCCGCTGTCCGCCGTCGCCCACCAGCTGGTCGGCGGCCTGCGCCAGACCATGTTCTACACCGGCGCACGCACCATCCCCGAGCTGAAGGCCAAGGGCAAGTTTGTCCGGATCACTCCGGCCGGGCTGAAGGAATCCCACCCGCACGACATCATGATGACGGCCGAAGCACCGAATTACGGCACCCGCCGCTAA
- a CDS encoding DUF3817 domain-containing protein encodes MSDPAPAVAKKPRRKKRRFGGTHAQIRSALTFYKVSSYVTGVFLLLLCIEMILKYGMKIEEITVGPLNLFTGVLIAHGWLYVVYLLADFRLWQLMRWPFSKFIVIALGGVVPFLSFIVESRTHKQVLAELAAHPEAAKRY; translated from the coding sequence GTGAGCGATCCAGCACCGGCAGTAGCCAAGAAACCGCGGCGGAAGAAGCGCCGGTTCGGCGGCACGCACGCCCAGATCCGTTCGGCACTGACGTTTTACAAGGTTTCCTCCTACGTCACCGGCGTGTTCCTGCTGCTGCTGTGCATCGAAATGATCCTGAAGTACGGGATGAAAATCGAAGAGATCACCGTGGGACCGCTGAACCTGTTCACGGGCGTCCTGATCGCCCACGGCTGGCTGTACGTGGTGTACCTGCTTGCCGACTTTCGGCTGTGGCAGCTCATGCGCTGGCCGTTCTCCAAGTTCATCGTGATTGCCCTGGGCGGCGTTGTGCCCTTCCTCTCCTTCATCGTGGAGAGCCGCACCCACAAGCAGGTCCTGGCCGAACTTGCGGCGCATCCGGAAGCGGCAAAGCGCTACTGA
- the guaA gene encoding glutamine-hydrolyzing GMP synthase, which produces MTNSATPPIEERPVLVVDFGAQYAQLIARRVRDADVYSEVVPHTWTTEQIMAKNPAAIILSGGPSSVYAEGAPAVSEGLFEAGVPVLGICYGFQAMASVLGGKVAETGLREYGSTDATVVGGARSILEGTPEHQNTWMSHGDSVQEAPPGFDVLATTAGAPVAAIANEEKRLYGVQWHPEVKHSAHGQAVLENFLFKGARLERSWTTGNIVEEQVERIREQVGSSRVICGLSGGVDSAVAAALVQRAVGDQLTCVFVDHGLLREGEAEQVERDFVASTGVNLYVANEQKRFLEALAGVTDPETKRKIIGREFIRAFEEAERAIMAEAEASGEPIRFLVQGTLYPDVVESGGGEGAANIKSHHNVGGLPEDLKFELVEPLRALFKDEVRAVGAELGLPAEIVGRQPFPGPGLGIRIIGEVNQERLDLLRRADAIARAELTAAGMDNDVWQMPVVLLADVRSVGVQGDGRTYGHPIVLRPVSSEDAMTADWSRLPYDLLARISNRITNEVDGINRVVLDVTSKPPGTIEWE; this is translated from the coding sequence GTGACTAATTCCGCGACCCCTCCCATTGAAGAGCGCCCTGTCCTCGTTGTGGACTTCGGCGCCCAATACGCCCAGCTCATTGCCCGCCGGGTGCGCGATGCAGATGTTTATTCCGAAGTGGTTCCCCACACCTGGACCACGGAACAGATCATGGCCAAGAACCCGGCAGCCATCATCCTTTCCGGCGGCCCCTCCAGCGTTTACGCGGAAGGCGCTCCCGCCGTCAGCGAAGGCCTGTTTGAAGCCGGCGTGCCGGTGCTGGGCATTTGCTACGGCTTCCAGGCCATGGCAAGCGTCCTCGGCGGCAAGGTCGCCGAGACCGGCCTGCGCGAGTACGGCTCCACCGACGCCACTGTGGTGGGCGGGGCCCGCTCCATCCTCGAAGGCACCCCCGAGCACCAGAACACCTGGATGAGCCACGGTGACAGCGTCCAGGAAGCCCCTCCCGGCTTCGATGTCCTGGCCACCACCGCCGGCGCCCCCGTTGCCGCCATTGCCAACGAAGAGAAGCGCCTTTACGGCGTTCAGTGGCACCCTGAGGTCAAGCATTCCGCCCACGGCCAGGCCGTGCTGGAAAACTTCCTCTTCAAGGGAGCCCGGCTGGAGCGCAGCTGGACCACCGGCAACATTGTCGAGGAACAGGTGGAGCGCATCCGCGAGCAGGTGGGCAGCTCCCGCGTCATCTGCGGGCTGTCCGGCGGCGTCGATTCCGCCGTCGCCGCTGCCCTGGTGCAGCGCGCAGTCGGCGACCAGCTCACCTGCGTCTTCGTTGACCACGGCCTGCTGCGCGAAGGCGAAGCGGAGCAGGTGGAACGCGACTTCGTGGCCTCCACCGGCGTCAACCTGTACGTCGCCAATGAGCAGAAGCGCTTCCTGGAAGCACTGGCCGGCGTCACCGACCCTGAAACGAAGCGCAAGATCATCGGCCGCGAGTTCATCCGCGCCTTCGAGGAAGCCGAGCGGGCCATCATGGCCGAAGCCGAAGCTTCCGGCGAACCGATCCGTTTCCTGGTCCAGGGCACCCTGTACCCGGACGTCGTCGAATCCGGCGGCGGCGAAGGTGCAGCCAACATCAAGAGCCACCACAACGTGGGCGGCCTTCCCGAGGACCTGAAGTTTGAGCTCGTTGAGCCGCTGCGGGCCCTGTTCAAGGACGAAGTCCGCGCCGTGGGCGCCGAGCTTGGCTTGCCGGCGGAGATCGTCGGACGCCAGCCGTTCCCCGGCCCCGGCCTGGGCATCCGCATCATCGGCGAAGTCAACCAGGAGCGCCTGGACCTGCTGCGCCGGGCCGACGCCATTGCCCGCGCCGAACTGACCGCAGCCGGCATGGACAATGACGTGTGGCAGATGCCGGTGGTGCTGCTGGCCGACGTCCGCAGCGTCGGAGTGCAGGGTGACGGGCGGACCTACGGACACCCGATCGTCCTGCGTCCGGTCTCCAGCGAGGACGCGATGACCGCTGACTGGTCACGCCTGCCCTATGACCTGCTGGCACGCATCTCCAACCGGATTACCAACGAGGTGGACGGCATCAACCGAGTGGTCCTGGACGTCACGTCCAAGCCGCCGGGAACCATCGAGTGGGAGTAG
- the groES gene encoding co-chaperone GroES, with protein sequence MSVSIKPLEDRIVVRPLEAEQTTASGLVIPDTAKEKPQEGEVVAVGPGRVDDNGNRVPVDVSEGDVVIYSKYGGTEVKHGGQEYLVLSARDVLAIVVK encoded by the coding sequence GTGTCGGTCTCGATTAAGCCCCTTGAGGATCGTATTGTTGTCCGCCCCCTCGAAGCCGAGCAGACCACTGCTTCCGGCCTCGTTATCCCGGACACCGCCAAGGAAAAGCCCCAGGAGGGCGAAGTTGTCGCAGTAGGCCCCGGCCGCGTTGATGACAACGGCAACCGCGTTCCCGTGGACGTGTCCGAGGGTGACGTTGTCATCTACTCGAAGTACGGCGGAACCGAAGTCAAGCACGGCGGCCAGGAGTACCTGGTGCTCTCCGCCCGCGACGTGCTGGCCATCGTCGTTAAGTAG
- a CDS encoding SURF1 family protein, with translation MLKTALQLRWIAALLLALAISTVFVLLSQWQFSTAESDLPPSTDRTETVRPLTEVFTPGVQLFGTTADQMVSMTGSFRTDDTVLVENRLYDGEKGYWVVTAFAVDGAPGDAVIPVVRGWIADPGEAVPAPSGEAAVTGRLLPPEAPVAQPTEDGILPSLASAELINVWDVPGYSAFVTADEITVNGAPADTGEMRTVDVDAQPQETSVNWMNVFYAIEWVVFAGFSVFLWWRLVADAHRRSLEDDDEYYDDEYDDDDDDDEAGSLPSEGPVPSSEVKK, from the coding sequence GTGCTGAAAACTGCCCTGCAACTCCGATGGATCGCCGCGCTGCTCCTGGCCCTCGCGATCTCCACGGTCTTCGTTCTCCTAAGCCAGTGGCAGTTTTCGACGGCCGAAAGCGACCTGCCGCCGTCGACCGACCGCACCGAAACAGTGCGGCCGCTGACCGAAGTCTTCACCCCCGGAGTGCAGCTGTTCGGCACCACGGCGGACCAGATGGTCTCCATGACCGGTTCCTTCCGCACCGACGACACCGTGCTGGTGGAGAACCGGCTGTACGACGGCGAGAAGGGCTACTGGGTGGTCACGGCCTTTGCCGTTGACGGCGCACCCGGTGACGCCGTGATTCCGGTGGTCCGGGGCTGGATTGCCGACCCCGGGGAAGCCGTACCCGCCCCGTCCGGCGAGGCCGCCGTCACCGGGCGCCTGCTGCCTCCCGAGGCCCCCGTCGCGCAGCCCACCGAGGACGGGATCCTGCCCAGCCTCGCCAGCGCTGAACTGATTAACGTGTGGGATGTTCCAGGGTATTCGGCCTTCGTGACGGCCGATGAAATAACGGTCAACGGAGCCCCCGCCGACACCGGCGAAATGCGGACCGTGGACGTCGACGCCCAGCCGCAGGAAACCTCGGTGAACTGGATGAACGTTTTCTACGCCATCGAGTGGGTCGTCTTCGCCGGGTTCTCCGTGTTCCTGTGGTGGCGCCTTGTCGCTGACGCGCACCGCCGTTCCCTCGAGGACGATGACGAGTACTACGACGACGAATACGACGACGACGATGACGACGATGAGGCCGGCAGCCTGCCGTCCGAAGGTCCGGTCCCGAGCAGTGAGGTAAAGAAGTGA
- a CDS encoding PTS sugar transporter subunit IIA, translating into MTPELSLNEKGAVLTVPGMVILEMEAADRSDAAAQLAERMFREGRISNLEGFLEQVNAREHQMATGLPGGIGMPHARSEYVAETSIAVGITRYGHSIDFGASDGPATVILLIATPAGAFSEHLEVLATLARSLFRPSFRESLRRANDAEVIAELINSSLVFFDH; encoded by the coding sequence ATGACGCCTGAACTCTCCCTCAACGAGAAGGGAGCCGTGCTGACGGTTCCCGGGATGGTCATTCTCGAGATGGAAGCCGCGGACCGCAGCGATGCCGCGGCGCAGCTTGCGGAGCGGATGTTCCGGGAGGGGAGGATCTCCAACCTGGAGGGGTTCCTGGAGCAGGTCAATGCCAGGGAGCACCAGATGGCCACCGGGCTTCCCGGCGGAATCGGCATGCCGCACGCCCGGAGCGAATACGTGGCGGAAACGTCCATTGCGGTGGGGATCACACGCTACGGACACAGCATCGACTTCGGCGCGTCGGACGGGCCGGCCACCGTGATCCTTCTCATTGCAACGCCTGCCGGGGCATTCTCGGAACACCTGGAGGTCCTGGCCACCCTGGCCCGGTCGCTGTTCCGGCCGTCCTTCCGGGAATCCCTCCGCCGGGCGAATGACGCGGAAGTGATTGCCGAGTTGATCAATTCATCGCTGGTCTTCTTTGACCACTGA
- the groL gene encoding chaperonin GroEL (60 kDa chaperone family; promotes refolding of misfolded polypeptides especially under stressful conditions; forms two stacked rings of heptamers to form a barrel-shaped 14mer; ends can be capped by GroES; misfolded proteins enter the barrel where they are refolded when GroES binds), which translates to MAKQLEFNDSARRSLEAGVDKLANTVKVTLGPRGRNVVLAKTWGAPTITNDGVTIAREVELDDPYENLGAQLAKEVATKTNDVAGDGTTTATVLAQALVKEGLRNVAAGAAPGQLKRGMEVAVEAVAARLLENAKEVEGNQVAHVAAISAQSMEIGELLAKAFDTVGKDGVITIEESSSTQTELVITEGMQFDKGYLSPYFVTDPERQEAILEDALILINSGKISSVAEFLPLLEKALQASKPLFIIAEDIEGEALSTLVVNKIRGTLNVVAVKAPGFGDRRKAMMQDIATLTGAQVVSPDLGLKLDQVGLEVLGSARRITVTKDSTTIVDGSGSESDVADRVAQIRAEIERTDSDWDREKLQERLAKLSGGIGVIKVGAATEVELKEKKHRIEDAVSSTRAALEEGIVAGGGSALVHAAKALDTDPEVAKLEGDAATAVGLVRRALAQPLRWIAENAGSEGMVVVAKVTDLEVNNGFNAATGEYENLIEAGIIDPVKVTRSALRNAASIAALVLTTEALVVEKPADDDEDHGHQH; encoded by the coding sequence ATGGCAAAGCAATTGGAGTTCAACGACTCCGCCCGCCGCTCGCTGGAGGCCGGCGTCGACAAGCTGGCCAACACCGTCAAGGTGACCCTCGGCCCGCGCGGCCGCAACGTAGTGCTCGCCAAGACCTGGGGCGCTCCCACCATCACCAACGACGGCGTGACCATCGCCCGCGAGGTGGAGCTGGATGACCCGTACGAGAACCTCGGCGCTCAGCTGGCCAAGGAAGTAGCCACCAAGACCAACGATGTTGCCGGCGACGGCACCACCACGGCAACCGTCCTGGCGCAGGCACTGGTCAAGGAAGGCCTGCGAAACGTTGCTGCCGGCGCAGCTCCGGGCCAGCTCAAGCGCGGCATGGAGGTCGCCGTTGAGGCAGTGGCCGCACGGCTGCTGGAAAACGCCAAGGAAGTTGAAGGCAACCAGGTTGCACACGTCGCCGCCATCTCCGCGCAGAGCATGGAGATCGGCGAACTGCTGGCCAAGGCCTTCGACACCGTCGGCAAGGACGGCGTCATCACCATCGAGGAATCCTCCTCGACGCAGACCGAACTGGTCATCACCGAGGGCATGCAGTTCGACAAGGGCTACCTGTCCCCGTATTTCGTGACCGACCCGGAGCGCCAGGAAGCCATCCTCGAAGATGCGCTGATCCTGATCAACTCCGGCAAGATCTCCTCTGTTGCCGAGTTCCTGCCGCTGCTGGAAAAGGCGCTGCAGGCCTCCAAGCCGCTGTTCATCATTGCCGAGGACATTGAGGGCGAAGCCCTGTCCACGCTGGTGGTCAACAAGATCCGCGGCACCCTGAACGTCGTTGCCGTCAAGGCCCCCGGCTTCGGTGACCGCCGCAAGGCCATGATGCAGGACATCGCCACCCTCACGGGTGCGCAGGTTGTATCTCCGGACCTGGGCCTGAAGCTGGACCAGGTTGGCCTTGAGGTGCTGGGCTCCGCCCGCCGCATCACGGTTACGAAGGACAGCACCACCATTGTTGACGGTTCGGGTTCCGAATCCGACGTGGCGGACCGCGTTGCCCAGATCCGCGCCGAGATCGAGCGCACGGATTCCGACTGGGACCGCGAGAAGCTGCAGGAACGCCTGGCCAAGCTGTCCGGCGGCATTGGCGTCATCAAGGTTGGCGCAGCCACCGAAGTTGAGCTCAAGGAAAAGAAGCACCGCATCGAAGACGCAGTATCTTCGACGCGTGCAGCCCTGGAAGAGGGCATCGTGGCCGGCGGCGGTTCCGCCCTGGTCCACGCTGCCAAGGCCCTGGACACCGATCCCGAGGTTGCCAAGCTTGAAGGCGACGCAGCCACCGCCGTGGGCCTGGTCCGCCGTGCGCTGGCCCAGCCGCTGCGCTGGATTGCCGAGAACGCCGGCTCCGAAGGCATGGTTGTTGTTGCCAAGGTCACCGACCTCGAAGTCAACAACGGCTTCAACGCCGCAACGGGCGAGTACGAGAACCTGATCGAAGCGGGCATCATCGATCCCGTCAAGGTCACGCGCTCCGCCCTGCGCAATGCTGCGTCCATCGCCGCACTGGTCCTCACCACCGAAGCTCTTGTGGTGGAGAAGCCGGCCGACGACGACGAAGATCACGGTCACCAGCACTAA
- a CDS encoding glycerol-3-phosphate dehydrogenase/oxidase has translation MSKDALSPEYREDALAALRSTAEPGEELDILIVGGGVVGTGAALDAVTRGLKVGMVEARDWASGTSSRSSKLIHGGLRYLEMLDFALVAEALKERGLLIQRIAPHLVKPVPFLYPLTHRFYERPYVGAGILLYDTMGLTSGNSRGVPMHKHLSKKATLRAAPSIKDDAMIGSIRYYDAQVDDARYVAMMARTAAHYGAVVANRVSVVDFLREGERVVGARVKDSESGREFDVFARQVVNATGVWTDETQAMVTDRGQLKVRASKGVHLVVPRDRIQSTVGMILRTEKSVLFVIPWGRHWIVGTTDTDWNLDKAHPAATSADIDYILDHVNKVLKTPLTREDVEGVYAGLRPLLAGENDSTAKLSREHVVAHPVPGLVVVAGGKWTTYRVMAKDAVDEAARALDEKVPESCTSTIPLLGAVGYKADWNRRHRTAEHYGVHVARVEHLLNRYGSLATEVLELIREDPSLGQTLPGADDYLRAEVVYATTAEGARHVEDVLARRTRISIESWDRGVSAAPVVAELMAPLLNWDLDRVEKEVAHYLARVEAERLSQEQPDDVSADAARLKAHDIAPLA, from the coding sequence ATGAGTAAAGATGCACTCAGTCCCGAATACCGGGAAGATGCCCTGGCCGCGCTGCGTTCCACTGCGGAACCGGGCGAAGAACTGGACATCCTGATCGTCGGCGGCGGCGTGGTGGGCACCGGCGCCGCGCTGGACGCTGTCACCCGCGGCCTGAAAGTGGGGATGGTGGAGGCCCGCGACTGGGCCTCCGGGACGTCGTCGCGCTCTTCCAAGCTCATCCACGGGGGACTGCGCTACCTGGAGATGCTGGACTTTGCCCTCGTGGCCGAGGCCCTGAAGGAACGCGGCCTGCTGATCCAGCGGATTGCCCCGCACCTGGTGAAGCCGGTTCCGTTCCTGTACCCGCTCACGCACCGCTTCTACGAGCGCCCCTACGTGGGCGCCGGCATCCTGCTGTACGACACCATGGGCCTGACGTCCGGGAACTCCCGCGGCGTGCCCATGCACAAGCACCTCAGCAAGAAGGCAACCCTGCGGGCAGCGCCGAGCATCAAGGATGACGCCATGATCGGCTCCATCCGCTACTACGACGCCCAGGTTGACGACGCCCGCTACGTCGCCATGATGGCCCGCACCGCCGCCCACTACGGCGCGGTCGTCGCCAACCGCGTTTCGGTGGTGGACTTCCTCCGTGAAGGCGAACGCGTGGTTGGCGCCCGGGTCAAGGATTCCGAATCCGGCCGGGAATTCGATGTTTTTGCCCGTCAGGTGGTGAACGCCACCGGCGTGTGGACCGACGAAACCCAGGCGATGGTCACGGACCGCGGCCAGCTGAAAGTCCGGGCATCCAAGGGCGTGCACCTGGTGGTGCCCCGGGACCGGATCCAGTCCACGGTTGGGATGATCCTGCGCACCGAAAAGTCGGTGCTGTTCGTCATTCCCTGGGGCCGGCACTGGATTGTTGGCACCACTGACACCGATTGGAACCTGGACAAGGCGCATCCGGCCGCCACCTCGGCGGACATCGACTACATCCTGGACCACGTCAACAAGGTCCTGAAAACCCCGCTGACCCGCGAGGACGTGGAAGGCGTGTACGCCGGACTGCGGCCGCTGCTTGCCGGCGAAAACGACTCCACGGCCAAGCTGTCCCGCGAACACGTGGTGGCCCACCCGGTCCCCGGACTGGTGGTGGTTGCCGGCGGCAAATGGACCACCTACCGGGTCATGGCGAAGGATGCCGTGGACGAGGCCGCCCGGGCCCTGGACGAGAAGGTGCCCGAAAGCTGCACATCCACCATCCCGCTGCTGGGCGCAGTGGGGTACAAGGCGGACTGGAACCGCCGCCACCGCACCGCTGAGCACTACGGCGTGCACGTTGCCCGGGTGGAGCACCTGCTGAACCGCTACGGATCGCTGGCCACCGAGGTGCTCGAGCTGATCCGCGAGGATCCCTCCCTGGGCCAGACACTGCCCGGAGCGGACGACTACCTGCGGGCCGAGGTGGTGTACGCCACCACCGCCGAGGGCGCCCGCCATGTGGAGGACGTCCTGGCCCGCCGCACCCGCATTTCCATCGAATCCTGGGATCGAGGGGTGTCGGCGGCCCCCGTGGTGGCCGAGCTGATGGCACCCCTGCTGAACTGGGACCTGGACCGGGTGGAAAAGGAAGTTGCGCACTACCTGGCACGGGTCGAGGCGGAGCGCCTCAGCCAGGAACAGCCCGACGACGTATCAGCGGACGCAGCCCGGCTGAAGGCGCACGACATTGCGCCTCTTGCCTGA
- a CDS encoding GuaB3 family IMP dehydrogenase-related protein, whose amino-acid sequence MSNEIEIGRGKRGRRAYSLDDVAIVPSRRTRDPQDVSINWQIDAYQFEMPVMGAPMDSVMSPATAITMGKLGGLGVLNLEGLWTRYEDPQPLLDEIAVLSEDNFNPAATRRLQEIYEAPIQAELITSRLAEVREAGVTVAGSLTPQRTQEFYKTVLAAGVDIFVIRGTTVSAEHVSKTVEPLNLKQFIYELDVPVIVGGAAGYTPALHLMRTGAAGVLVGFGGGATTTTRRALGIHAPMATAIADIAEARRDYMDESGGRYVHVIADGGMGTSGDIVKAIAMGADAVMLGSALARAEEAPGQGWHWGQEAHHSELPRGDRVRLDTVGPLQEVLWGPSHHTNGTSNLMGALRRAMATTGYSDVKAFQRIEVLVAPYLSTM is encoded by the coding sequence GTGAGTAATGAGATTGAAATTGGCCGTGGCAAGCGTGGGCGCCGAGCCTACTCCCTCGATGATGTGGCGATTGTGCCGTCCCGGCGTACCCGGGACCCGCAGGACGTTTCGATCAATTGGCAGATAGACGCCTATCAGTTCGAGATGCCGGTGATGGGCGCTCCGATGGACTCGGTGATGTCTCCCGCCACCGCCATCACCATGGGCAAGCTGGGCGGCCTGGGCGTGCTGAACCTGGAAGGACTGTGGACCCGCTACGAGGATCCGCAGCCGCTGCTGGATGAAATCGCCGTCCTGAGCGAAGATAACTTCAATCCGGCGGCAACCCGCCGGCTGCAGGAAATCTACGAGGCGCCGATCCAGGCTGAACTGATCACTTCCCGGCTGGCCGAAGTCCGCGAAGCCGGCGTGACCGTTGCCGGATCCCTGACCCCGCAGCGCACCCAGGAGTTTTACAAGACGGTGCTGGCCGCCGGAGTGGACATCTTCGTCATCCGCGGCACCACCGTGTCGGCGGAGCACGTGTCCAAGACGGTTGAGCCGCTGAACCTCAAGCAGTTCATCTATGAGCTGGACGTTCCCGTGATTGTCGGCGGAGCCGCGGGCTACACCCCGGCGCTGCACCTGATGCGCACCGGTGCCGCCGGTGTCCTCGTGGGCTTCGGCGGAGGAGCCACCACCACCACGCGCCGGGCGCTGGGCATCCATGCTCCGATGGCCACTGCCATCGCCGACATCGCCGAGGCACGCCGTGACTACATGGATGAATCGGGCGGACGCTATGTCCATGTGATTGCCGACGGCGGCATGGGCACCAGCGGCGACATCGTCAAGGCGATCGCCATGGGCGCCGACGCCGTCATGCTGGGTTCGGCGCTGGCCCGCGCCGAGGAAGCTCCGGGCCAGGGTTGGCACTGGGGCCAGGAAGCACACCACAGCGAACTTCCCCGCGGCGACAGGGTCCGGCTCGATACCGTGGGACCGCTGCAGGAAGTCCTCTGGGGACCGTCGCACCACACCAACGGAACATCGAACCTGATGGGCGCCCTGCGCCGGGCCATGGCCACCACGGGCTACTCGGATGTGAAGGCCTTCCAGCGCATCGAGGTGCTGGTCGCGCCCTACCTATCCACCATGTAA